Proteins co-encoded in one Thamnophis elegans isolate rThaEle1 chromosome 1, rThaEle1.pri, whole genome shotgun sequence genomic window:
- the ARRDC2 gene encoding arrestin domain-containing protein 2 isoform X2, whose amino-acid sequence MQHFSRIRTFMLELDAGCGPGVAYRGGELLSGRVILDVAKGLKVRALAVCARGLAATHWLESKSFGMNTVYSDYTAYETYLRRRQHLIRDNGDVTVLQAGRHEFPFTFQLPGTLATSFEGKHGSVRYWVKAKLHRPWSSVKRAKKEFTVIEPIDINTPALLTPQAGAKEKLARAWYCNRGQVSVSAKIDRKGYTPGEVIPIFAEIDNCTNRSILPKAAIIQTQTFIARGTKKQKKCVVASIAGDSIIPGTREVWHGRALKIPPVGPSILQCRIIHVEYALKVCVDIPGTSKLLLELPLVIGTIPLHPFGSRTSSISSQYSLNIDWLQLGISERPEAPPEYSSVVSGEGTIENLSPPSQDECPALLEGPFFAYIQEFRFRPPPLYSEVDPNPPSDNSIRPRCMTC is encoded by the exons ATGCAGCATTTCAGCAGGATCCGCACTTTTATGCTGGAGCTGGACGCCGGATGCGGTCCCGGAGTCGCCTACCGGGGAGGAGAGCTACTCTCCGGGCGGGTGATATTGGATGTGGCCAAAGGACTAAAAGTGAGAGCTTTGGCGGTCTGCGCGCGAGGCTTGGCTGCTACCCACTGGCTGGAGAGCAAGAGCTTCGGCATGAACACGGTCTACAGCGACTACACTGCCTACGAGACCTACCTGCGAAGAAGGCAACATCTGATTAGAG ACAATGGAGATGTCACCGTCCTCCAGGCAGGAAGGCATGAGTTTCCCTTCACTTTCCAGCTCCCGGG GACCTTGGCCACCTCCTTTGAAGGCAAGCATGGCAGTGTCCGCTACTGGGTGAAGGCCAAATTGCACCGGCCTTGGTCTTCCGTCAAACGAGCCAAGAAGGAGTTCACAGTCATTGAACCCATTGATATCAACACACCAGCCTTATTG ACTCCCCAGGCTGGTGCCAAAGAAAAGCTGGCGCGAGCGTGGTACTGTAACCGTGGCCAGGTTTCGGTCTCAGCCAAAATTGATCGGAAAGGCTACACACCAG GTGAGGTCATCCCCATCTTTGCTGAAATTGACAACTGCACCAACCGTTCTATCTTACCAAAAGCTGCCATCATCCAGACACAGACATTCATTGCCCGAGGCactaaaaaacagaagaaatgcgTGGTGGCAAGCATTGCGGGAGACTCCATTATACCAGGGACAAGAGAAGTGTGGCATGGCCGTGCGCTGAAGATCCCACCGGTTGGACCCTCCATCCTGCAGTGCCGCATCATCCATGTTGAATATGCACTCAAG GTCTGTGTTGACATCCCAGGGACCTCCAAGCTGCTCCTGGAGTTGCCACTAGTGATAGGCACAattcctttgcatccttttggcAGCCGCACTTCCAGCATCAGCAGCCAGTACAGCCTCAATATAGATTGGCTACAGTTGGGGATCTCTGAACGCCCGGAAG CTCCTCCAGAGTACTCTTCTGTAGTGTCTGGTGAAGGAACCATCGAGAACCTGTCCCCTCCTTCGCAGGATGAGTGTCCTGCCTTACTTGAAGGACCTTTCTTTGCCTACATCCAAGAATTTCGTTTCCGACCACCTCCTCTCTACTCTGAG GTGGACCCTAACCCTCCCTCTGACAACAGCATCCGTCCACGTTGCATGACTTGCTGA
- the ARRDC2 gene encoding arrestin domain-containing protein 2 isoform X1, which produces MLFDRLKRFSIVLDCPELASPPVFSSGETVTGRVVLELSGEARLGSLDIHAEGCAKVHWTESRSAGSSTAYTQSYGDQVEFLNHRETLLAPPDNGDVTVLQAGRHEFPFTFQLPGTLATSFEGKHGSVRYWVKAKLHRPWSSVKRAKKEFTVIEPIDINTPALLTPQAGAKEKLARAWYCNRGQVSVSAKIDRKGYTPGEVIPIFAEIDNCTNRSILPKAAIIQTQTFIARGTKKQKKCVVASIAGDSIIPGTREVWHGRALKIPPVGPSILQCRIIHVEYALKVCVDIPGTSKLLLELPLVIGTIPLHPFGSRTSSISSQYSLNIDWLQLGISERPEAPPEYSSVVSGEGTIENLSPPSQDECPALLEGPFFAYIQEFRFRPPPLYSEVDPNPPSDNSIRPRCMTC; this is translated from the exons ATGCTGTTCGATCGGCTGAAGCGCTTCTCCATCGTGCTGGACTGTCCGGAGTTGGCCTCTCCGCCGGTCTTCAGCTCGGGCGAGACCGTGACCGGCCGCGTCGTGCTGGAGCTGTCCGGCGAGGCGCGCTTGGGCTCCCTCGACATCCACGCCGAGGGCTGCGCCAAGGTCCACTGGACCGAGTCCCGCAGCGCCGGCTCCAGCACCGCCTACACGCAGAGCTACGGCGACCAGGTGGAGTTCCTCAACCACCGGGAGACCCTCCTCGCCCCGCCAG ACAATGGAGATGTCACCGTCCTCCAGGCAGGAAGGCATGAGTTTCCCTTCACTTTCCAGCTCCCGGG GACCTTGGCCACCTCCTTTGAAGGCAAGCATGGCAGTGTCCGCTACTGGGTGAAGGCCAAATTGCACCGGCCTTGGTCTTCCGTCAAACGAGCCAAGAAGGAGTTCACAGTCATTGAACCCATTGATATCAACACACCAGCCTTATTG ACTCCCCAGGCTGGTGCCAAAGAAAAGCTGGCGCGAGCGTGGTACTGTAACCGTGGCCAGGTTTCGGTCTCAGCCAAAATTGATCGGAAAGGCTACACACCAG GTGAGGTCATCCCCATCTTTGCTGAAATTGACAACTGCACCAACCGTTCTATCTTACCAAAAGCTGCCATCATCCAGACACAGACATTCATTGCCCGAGGCactaaaaaacagaagaaatgcgTGGTGGCAAGCATTGCGGGAGACTCCATTATACCAGGGACAAGAGAAGTGTGGCATGGCCGTGCGCTGAAGATCCCACCGGTTGGACCCTCCATCCTGCAGTGCCGCATCATCCATGTTGAATATGCACTCAAG GTCTGTGTTGACATCCCAGGGACCTCCAAGCTGCTCCTGGAGTTGCCACTAGTGATAGGCACAattcctttgcatccttttggcAGCCGCACTTCCAGCATCAGCAGCCAGTACAGCCTCAATATAGATTGGCTACAGTTGGGGATCTCTGAACGCCCGGAAG CTCCTCCAGAGTACTCTTCTGTAGTGTCTGGTGAAGGAACCATCGAGAACCTGTCCCCTCCTTCGCAGGATGAGTGTCCTGCCTTACTTGAAGGACCTTTCTTTGCCTACATCCAAGAATTTCGTTTCCGACCACCTCCTCTCTACTCTGAG GTGGACCCTAACCCTCCCTCTGACAACAGCATCCGTCCACGTTGCATGACTTGCTGA